One Lepus europaeus isolate LE1 chromosome X, mLepTim1.pri, whole genome shotgun sequence genomic window carries:
- the LOC133753504 gene encoding small ribosomal subunit protein mS33-like — MSSLSEYALRMTRLSARLFGEVARPTDSKSMKVVKLFSEQQMAKRKETYDWYPNHNTYFALMGILHFHGLYRDEHQDFKEEQVHLKKLRGKGKPRKGEGKRATKK, encoded by the coding sequence ATGTCTTCGCTTTCAGAATATGCCTTGCGCATGACTCGGCTGAGTGCCCGGCTGTTTGGAGAAGTTGCCAGGCCCACTGACTCCAAGTCTATGAAAGTGGTGAAACTGTTCAgtgagcagcagatggccaagagGAAGGAGACTTACGACTGGTATCCCAATCACAACACGTACTTTGCACTCATGGGGATCCTCCATTTTCATGGCCTCTACAGAGATGAGCACCAAGATTTTAAGGAGGAGCAAGTACATCTGAAGAAGCTTCGTGGGAAGGGGAAACCcaggaaaggagaagggaagagagccaCAAAGAAGTAG